One segment of Toxoplasma gondii ME49 chromosome VI, whole genome shotgun sequence DNA contains the following:
- a CDS encoding endonuclease/exonuclease/phosphatase domain-containing protein (encoded by transcript TGME49_238400) has protein sequence MDSRSRPGDGLRPPAEESHSASASSLSSSLSSSLSSSFSSSSLSSSSPLPFGEVSSSSTLLRPVTLHPLQSSSNMRDRASSRSQPLGGKGKKLAAGPGAIDPFDSLVPKHSTSNSSASPSSAFSSFLSSPSTQSLPAQTQTPSISSSSSSSSSSSSSSSFSSSSASSSSVSSSSASSSSVSSSSASSSSVSSSSRVFPGAFLSLPAELPPSLQSRWRVSAYRHVFLICPHPSLWLAAVGAAPQVSGTRRAMRGDRLPVLLIQRRSGSISQHLLPLRTGFLLQQVAPRLFAAAVSSGELTREASQPPPSFGHFHFAFDADALLGTLAVGTRRFLVVVTDAEQTAQFEEEEPPLFLQRDGAGQVQAVANSLEGSGTGDDLASASRSVGGEGDNRGREGESGVLGRRGETVGDGRWTRRVVKAVKRAVCLPYHGSASASLAHLPTAVVRGLAATEESRKRQLGAQGSLRRADKAEQGAEAGLQEETGRSAPKAKARLPSLPLDLLGAAETEGLDAASDHFAFTDLDSTPREEADRAAALAQPPARALSTESQGDTGVPPSRAPTAPDDTTSVFSPLSFSSFPLGLPLSGREGDAAGRETDAAGPLSLSSRLTGIQSFVSAAADSFVGSALGTAVTSSFSGESRANVTQWMAEQFQFSQQTQPSSLNLSRWLGDASGSLPWPAVSAEGKEPGAGDRRGDTLREDRGDREDGQLVELQAGGSGVGAESQGLERRREAVGQDEAPAGRCLQGEAASGPVAFFRGQRTSRSAENKETVASRGEVAGSWGAGLGFGLSDLAAVAEQVTSEFMKSAELRNGLLLDRRQSETSISTESTPEGRDRPQEGRRTNGRQPDRAAALGLSSAVAVTAVAAEETAANSEADRFALSIEKLLCSCFYYSYDVELTRSLQNQQDCGVFARRQGLPGYFDGEPSDPDSATALRLEETERQFGRSRAQQRGQIDTRQENGDAGCPDREGVGDSDPATSLKDAQEAGASRQVGAAFLASKTVSTEEEGEGERAGEKEREREREREDRDGQYSWKGSGLIAVADESFTWNLQLYGEWFAAGIDQRWMVPLVQGYAGYVRLERAIPVPPGPSTWASLPRSLLPLGRRGSSSAVAPQRAAPSRPGGDDRVRLQVREEPGPETLTQSVELLLLCRRSCKRGGTRYNARGIDDQGNVANFVESEQRVRLLEYADVAPGVSSSVSSSVSARGRSRLRRSTGRWASLVQVRGSVPVFWEQTGLTAQTTVTRNTILTAHAFEKHQNFLFRRYGLIVTYVDLLSGSRGSEARLVSALEHQISAYEHDHPHAPFIHHIHYDFHQQVKSKAYEGALGEFVESQLLESAAAIGFFLQPSREHQGTRRRVARPRDSDESQTETSNHADSDLDNGHRQKGVLRTNCLDCLDRTNVFQWYFCWFWLVQHLRANQFDAFLRPVKRRDLVVYSAASSPPPGAAVSPSTRLLFVGGSGPPTNSPPFSRQKERKHTFRRLSSLSQPASRPRSSSSLSSLGDSQAETHGGVPPPDDGAALATSAATSSVSSSGWIFTPRRGDKKNGKAERSRADLFHGKRERKRSVVAEEESHGEEEVQALKEEVKKLWADQGDSISMLYTGTGSVFTSHMKQGGKATFSSNLDHAWKALGRFYQNTFEDTYRQEVIDVFLGLHRLSTSVSSSASNGQAVRTQSVAWTGSPSKSGSRPLLAGYRTLSHAVKAPASSCGDPGKRLHMKAESMCELAPPKNPQRLAETEKTDHKPRLGVAAPGGLHSSAPSSSCVPASLSSFLSCSSSLGSSSSFPGNSGSKEGGGDAEREVQRDGERVSDSLEARAEGRVASEERQVLRLAERQREGQRGDRRRGEGDRRAERVGGGDVPLRLWVGTWNLAGKDLHEWDDIEPWLTPVKEQADVYVFCIQELVELTGFRVLMNMKDSDKEARLEQKASAGVNNLVHHFPEPPSSSLRRRRLQAFCSSLSSSPQDPDLSHSPSVPSPSPSVATGSAVLTDAFASHPSSLASALPRGSKKKEEGGSVSFFGRQWSSSSFSSVRSVNSQEAVPAWFSWASRPADDERGLEAPEATRGDTTGEARETAARAPHSTCAAESSRGRRKPLPPFVKVRACSMVGLLIIVYIRTELRHLLAGVEVSSVKVGLKGNAGNKGAVCVRLCIGATSFCFVNVHLASGPSSGQERMQQMTQILQQAFQSGPAYTPPILEHDFVLVGGDFNFRLVASHQQVADTLGFPNPVPVLLKSDQFYVSKRHAVPPFFQFREAPISFLPTYKYKKSSSHYDMKRTPAWCDRILFCGKLLSGGTQSCSSLELNRTTAGLRATPETGDSNRATRRDEATETSPLQVLSYTDHPRYFASDHKPVSLVLNATISIPNLPPVSGRGSSDSGESVGFESCASSPALRERGGVPKGDKRDTDDLEDFFLAIREESPGPARPEDPTVYLEDFETAGDRELEKSDALLTEDEDEKKRESDEANGARKEFFGETGVDRTDDEDLLQYDRGRSARTAKEEREWNDFAPPSRPAARGRDTPSVDLLGDSGPEVSPPLSAAVELAETKQSLSPGRDFDLLEMSPGFKTVRPPFGEQGRAAGQPPLAGVAALGPPLGSKGDSRGPQAGRADPGRGSGLLAVDLGDAGTGAGEAARRGGRREDRSRDAQGRGGLPVVGEERSDQPGGQKNNSLWTFLEFDELKDPRESQTKTGCVAPGRGQEKKPQDPFDDLLS, from the exons ATGGACTCCCGATCACGACCTGGGGACGGCCTCAGGCCCCCTGCAGAGGAGTCAcactctgcttctgcttcttctctttcttcttctctttcttcttctctttcttcttctttctcgtcttcttctctttcttcttcgtctcctttgccCTTCGGTGaagtgtcttcttcttcgactctgtTGAGGCCTGTAACTCTGCATCCTTTACAGTCTTCGTCGAACATGAGGGATCGAGCGAGCTCTCGTTCGCAGCCTCTCGGAGGCAAGGGAAAGAAGCTCGCGGCCGGTCCGGGCGCCATCGATCCGTTTGATTCTCTTGTTCCAAAGCACTCGACCTCGAattcttctgcctctccctcctccgctttctcctcttttctgtcaaGCCCTTCAACTCAAAGTCTTCCTGCACAAACACAAACTCCGTccatctcttcctcttcttcctcgtcttcttcctcgtcttcctcctcttctttctcttcttcctccgcctcctcctcttctgtctcttcttcctccgcttcctcctcttctgtctcttcttcctccgcttcctcctcttctgtctcttcttcgagtcgGGTGTTTCCAGGcgccttcttgtctctgcctGCTGAGCTGCCGCCGTCTCTGCAGTCGCGTTGGAGAGTGAGCGCGTACCGCCATGTCTTTTTGATTTGTCCACACCCTTCTCTGTGGCTCGCGGCGGTGGGGGCGGCGCCGCAGGTCTCAGGGACGCGTCGCGCCATGCGCGGAGACCGCTTGCCAGTGTTGTTAATCCAGCGAAGGTCGGGAAGCATCAGTCAGCatctgctgcctctccgcactggctttcttcttcaacaAGTCGCTCCCCGACTCTTTgccgccgctgtctcctcgggcGAGTTGACGCGAGAAGCTTCGCAGCCTCCGCCGTCCTTCGGTCACTTCCACTTTGCCTTCGACGCGGACGCGCTCCTGGGGACGCTCGCCGTCGGCACCCGGCGgttcctcgtcgtcgtcaCCGACGCTGAACAGACGGCTCAattcgaggaagaagagcctcccctttttcttcagagagaCGGAGCCGGACAGGTCCAGGCCGTTGCGAACAGCCTTGAGGGCTCGGGCACGGGAGACGACCTGGCGAGTGCCTCGAGATCTGTAGGGGGTgaaggagacaacagaggtCGGGAAGGCGAGAGTGGAGTGCTGGGGCGTCGTGGTGAGACTGTCGGCGACGGCAGGTGGACTCGAAGAGTTGTTAAAGCAGTCAAGCGagctgtctgtctcccgtATCACGGGAGCGCCTCGGCGTCCCTCGCCCATCTGCCCACCGCGGTCGTCCGGGGCCTCGCGGCGACGGAGGAGTCCAGGAAGCGACAGCTGGGTGCTCAAGGCTCGCTTCGGCGCGCCGATAAGGCGGAGCAAGGCGCAGAGGCTGGGCTccaagaggagacaggcaggtCGGCGCCGAAAGCCAAGGCGCGCTTGCCGTCTCTGCCTTTGGATCTGTTGGgcgctgcggagacagaaggcctCGACGCCGCCTCGGATCACTTCGCCTTCACAGATTTGGACAGCACCCCGCGAGAAGAGGCCGACCGAGCCGCGGCGCTCGCGCAACCTCCCGCGAGGGCGCTATCCACAGAGAGCCAAGGCGACACTGGGGTACCGCCCTCCAGGGCCCCGACCGCCCCCGACGATACGACCTCGGTCTTCTCACCTCtcagtttctcctcctttcctctggGGCTCCCGCTTTCTgggcgcgaaggcgacgccgcgggaagagagacggacgcTGCTggtccgctgtctctgtcgagccGCCTCACCGGCATTCAgagtttcgtctctgcagccGCCGACAGCTTCGTCGGCAGTGCGTTGGGCACCGCCGTcacctcctctttctccggcGAGAGTCGCGCGAACGTCACGCAGTGGATGGCTGAGCAATTCCAGTTTTCTCAGCAGACACAGCCGAGCTCCCTCAACCTCTCCCGGTGGCTCGGCGACGCCTCAGGCAGTCTCCCGTGGCCTGCAGTGAGCGCTGAAGGCAAAGAACCAGGCGCGGGTgacagacgcggagacactctcagagaagaccgaggagacagagaggacggcCAGCTCGTCGAGCTGCAAGCGGGAGGCTCTGGTGTGGGGGCAGAATCTCAGGGcctggagagacgccgagaagcGGTGGGACAAGACGAGGCTCCAGCAGGGCGATGTCTCCAGGGCGAAGCTGCCTCGGGGCCTGTGGCGTTTTTTCGGGGACAGAGGACTTCAAGAAGtgcagagaacaaggagacagtggcCTCTCGGGGCGAGGTCGCTGGGAGCTGGGGTGCGGGCCTGGGTTTCGGCTTGTCGGATCTCGCGGCGGTCGCGGAGCAAGTGACGTCAGAGTTCATGAAGAGCGCGGAGCTGAGAAACGGTCTCCTCCTAGACCGCCGCCAATCTGAGACTTCGATTTCCACTGAGAGCACACCCGAGGGAAGAGACCGTCCCCAAGAAGGTCGCCGCACAAACGGCCGTCAGCCGGATCGAGCAGCTGCTCTGGGGCTTTCGTCCGCGGTTGCAGTCACCGCAGTGGCggctgaggagacagcagcgaacAGCGAGGCCGATCGTTTTGCACTGTCCATTGAAAAGCTTCTCTGCAGTTGCTTCTACTACTCGTACGACGTGGAACTCACGCGCAGTCTCCAGAACCAGCAAGACTGTGGTGTTTTCGCGCGGCGCCAGGGCCTCCCAGGGTACTTCGACGGCGAGCCAAGCGACCCGGACAGTGCCACCGCCCTTcggctggaggagacagagaggcagttCGGTCGCTCGCGCGCCCAGCAGCGAGGCCAGATAGACACTCGACAGGAAAACGGCGACGCTGGTTGTCCCGACAGGGAAGGAGTGGGCGACTCAGACCCCGCGACTTCCCTTAAAGATGCTCAGGAGGCAGGCGCAAGTCGACAGGTCGGAGCCGCTTTCCTGGCCTCCAAAACTGTGTcgaccgaagaagaaggagaaggagaaagagcgggagagaaagagagagaaagagagagggagcgaGAGGACAGGGATGGACAGTACAGCTGGAAGGGCTCGGGTTTGATTGCAGTCGCTGACGAAAGCTTCACATGGAACCTGCAGCTCTACGGCGAGTGGTTCGCGGCTGGGATCGACCAGAGGTGGATGGTGCCTCTGGTGCAAG gCTACGCGGGATATGTGAGATTGGAGCGTGCAATTCCAGTGCCTCCAGGCCCTTCAACCtgggcgtctctccctcgctcgcTTCTGCCGCTCGGCCGCCGGGGCTCCTCGTCTGCGGTGGCGCCTCAGCGggcggcgccttctcgcccaGGCGGCGACGACCGCGTTCGGCTCCAAGTCCGAGAGGAGCCTGGGCCGGAGACACTGACGCAGAGTgtcgagcttcttctcctttgcaGGCGCAGCTGCAAACGTGGAGGCACTCGATACAACGCCCGCGGCATCGACGACCAGGGCAAC GTCGCCAACTTCGTCGAGAGCGAGCAGCGCGTACGCCTCCTCGAATACGCGGACGTCGCGCcaggcgtctcctcgtctgtctcctcgagcGTCTCTGCGCGCGGCCGGTCGCGGCTGAGGCGGTCGACAGGGCGTTGGGCGAGTCTGGTGCAAGTTCGGGGGTCGGTGCCGGTCTTTTGGGAGCAGACGGGTCTGACGGCTCAGACGACAGTGACGCGGAACACGATTTTGACGGCGCATGCGTTTGAGAAGCATCAGAATTTTCTCTTTCGGCGCTATGGGCTCATCGTCACGTACGTGGACCTGCTCAGCGGGTCTCGGGGCTCTGAGGCGCGGTTGGTGTCTGCTCTCGAGCACCAGATCAGTGCGTACGAACATGATCACCCTCATGCTCCCTTCATCCATCACATCCACTACGACTTTCACCAGCAAGTCAAGTCCAAGGCGTACGAAGGGGCGCTCGGCGAATTCGTGGAGTCTCAGCTTCTCGAGTCGGCCGCCGCGAtcggcttctttctccagccGTCGAGAGAGCACCAGGGGACCAGGCGCCGCGTCGCGCGACCGAGAGACTCAGACGAAAGCCAGACAGAAACGTCGAACCACGCAGACTCCGACCTCGACAAcggacacagacagaagggCGTCCTGCGAACCAACTGCCTCGACTGCCTAGATCGCACCAACGTCTTCCAGTG gTATTTCTGCTGGTTCTGGCTTGTCCAACATCTCCGCGCGAATCAGTTCGACGCCTTCCTTCGTCCTGTGAAGAGGCGAG ACTTGGTCGTCTACTCGGCCGcgtcgtctccgcctcccggcgccgctgtctctccttccactcggcttctctttgtcgGTGGCAGTGGACCTCCGACGAACTCtccgcctttttctcgccaaaaggagaggaagcataCATTCCGGAgactctcgtctctttcgcagcctgcttctcgtccgcgttcttcctcctctctctcttctctcggagaCAGCCAAGCAGAGACGCACGGAGGAGTGCCGCCGCCAGATGATGGCGCGGCCCTCGCAACTTCCGCCGcgacttcttctgtctcttcgtctgggTGGATCTTCACGCCCCGGcgcggagacaagaagaacggaaaggcggagagaagTCGCGCAGACCTTTTTCAtggcaagagagaaagaaagaggagcgtcgtcgccgaggaggagagccacggcgaggaagaggtcCAAGCGCTGAAGGAAGAGGTCAAGAAGCTGTGGGCTGATCAG GGCGATAGCATCAGCATGTTGTACACGGGGACAGGCTCGGTGTTCACATCGCACATGAAACAAGGTGGAAAGGCGACTTTCTCAAGCAACTTGGATCACGCATGGAAGGCGCTCGGCAG GTTTTACCAGAATACGTTTGAAGACACGTATCGGCAAGAAGTGATCGATGTTTTTCTCGGTCTCCATCGTTTGAGTAcgtcggtttcttcttccgcgtcgaACGGGCAAGCCGTCCGTACGCAGTCGGTTGCCTGGACAGGCTCGCCTTCCAAGTCCGGCTCGCGGCCTCTTCTGGCCGGCTACCGCACgctgtcgcatgcagtcaagGCCCCTGCGTCTTCCTGTGGAGATCCTGGAAAGCGTCTCCACATGAAGGCGGAGTCAATGTGTGAACTGGCGCCTCCGAAGAATCCGCAGCGcctcgcggagacagagaagactgACCACAAGCCCCGCCTCGGTGTCGCTGCGCCCGGCGGCCTCCACTCGagcgcgccttcttcttcttgcgtccccgcttcgttgtcttctttcttgtcgtgctcctcctctctgggctcctcctcctcttttccggGGAACTcaggaagcaaagaaggaggcggagacgccgagcgcgaggtgcagagagacggcgagcgTGTCTCCGACTCTCTGGAGGCGAGGGCCGAGGGCCGAGTCGCGAGCGAGGAGCGGCAGGTTCTGAGGCTtgccgagagacagcgagagggacagcgaggagacaggcgccggggagaaggagacaggagagccGAGCGGGTCGGGGGCGGCGATGTCCCTCTGCGCCTCTGGGTGGGCACTTGGAACCTCGCAGGAAAGGACCTGCACGAATGGGATGACATCGAGCCTTGGCTGACGCCCGTGAAGGAACAAGCCGACGTGTATGTCTTCTGCATTCAAGAACTG GTGGAGTTGACAGGTTTCCGCGTCTTGATGAACATGAAGGACAGCGACAAGGAAGCGCGTCTCGAGCAGAAGGCGTCGGCGGGTGTCAACAACTTGGTGCATCACTTCCCGGAaccgccttcgtcgtctctgcgtcgaagACGTTTGCAGGcgttctgttcttctctctcgtcttctccgcaaGACCCTGACTTGAGCCATTCGCCGTCGGTGCCGTCTCCAAGTCCCTCGGTGGCCACTGGCTCCGCGGTCCTGACGgacgccttcgcttcccacCCCTCCTCTCTGGCGTCGGCTCTGCCTCGGGGAtccaagaagaaggaggaaggcggcagtgtctccttcttcgggCGCCAGtggtcctcttcgtctttctcttcagtgCGCTCGGTGAACTCGCAAGAGGCCGTTCCAGCTTGGTTCTCCTGGGCCTCGCGGCCCGCCGACGACGAGCGCGGCCTTGAGGCCCCGGAGGCaactcgaggagacaccactggcgaagcgagggagaccgccgcgcgcgcgcctcACTCGACCTGCGCAGCTGAATCGAGTCGCGGACGCAGAAAGCCGCTCCCGCCGTTCGTCAAGGTTCGCGCCTGCTCCATGGTGGGCCTCCTGATCATCGTCTACATTCGCACTGAGTTGCGGCACCTCCTCGCAG GCGTCGAAGTCTCCTCGGTGAAAGTGGGCTTGAAAGGCAACGCCGGAAACAAG GGCGCCGTCTGCGTCCGTCTCTGCATAGGCGCTAcgtccttctgcttcgtgAACGTACACTTGGCAAGTGGGCCGAGCAGCGGCcaggaacgcatgcagcaaatgACTCAAATTCTTCAGCAGGCGTTTCAGTCGGGACCCGCCTACACACCGCCCATCCTGGAACATgacttcgtcctcgtcggtGGAGACTTCAACTTCCGCCTCGTCGCCAGTCACCAGCAAGTCGCAGACACCCTCGGCTTCCCCAATCCTGTCCCCGTTCTCCTCAA ATCGGACCAGTTTTATGTTAGCAAGCGACATGCAGTGCCTCCGTTTTTCCAGTTTCGCGAGGCTCCCATCTCATTCCTGCCAACTTACAAATACAAGAAAAGTTCTTCGCACTACGACATGAAGAGAACACCGGCTTG gtgCGACCGCATCCTGTTTTGTGGGAAGCTCCTTTCTGGAGGGACCCagtcctgttcttctctcgagttgAACAGAACGACAGCTGGACTTCGAGCGACGCCGGAGACTGGAGACAGCAACAGGGCGACGAGGCGTGacgaggcgacggagacatcACCTCTGCAGGTCTTATCGTACACAGACCACCCTCGGTACTTCGCTTCCGATCACAaacctgtctctctcgtgttGAACGCCACAATCTCCATCCCGAACCTGCCGCCCGTCTCCGGCCGCGGGTCTTCAGACTCTGGAGAGAGTGTGGGGTTTGAgtcctgcgcctcctcgccggcTCTGCGCGAGCGCGGGGGAGTgccgaaaggagacaaaagagacaccgacgACCTCGAAGACTTCTTCCTGGCCATCCGCGAGGAGTCTCCCGGCCCCGCAAGGCCAGAAGACCCCACAGTTTACTTGGAGGACTTTGAGACtgccggagacagagagcttGAAAAGAGCGACGCTCTCTTGACGGAAGatgaggacgagaagaagcgcgagagcgacgaggccAACGGAGCGCGGAAAGAGTTCTTCGGTGAGACTGGAGTTGACAggacagacgacgaagatTTACTTCAGTACGACAGAGGAAGATCTGCGAGAACTGCcaaggaagagcgagagtgGAACGACTTTGCTCCGCCGTCGCGCCCCGCCGCGCGAGGCCGCGACACACCGTCTGTCGATCTCCTCGGCGACAGCGGCCCCGAGGtatctcctcctctgtctgcggCGGTCGAACTCGCGGAAACAAAgcagtctctgtctcctggaaGAGACTTCGACTTGCTGGAAATGTCTCCGGGCTTCAAGACTGTAAGGCCGCCTTTCGGCGAGCAGGGACGCGCGGCCGGCCAGCCGCCTCTCGCAGGTGTCGCCGCCTTGGGCCCGCCGTTGGGCTccaaaggagacagtcgcGGGCCCCAGGCGGGCCGCGCGGATCCGGGGAGAGGGTCTGGGCTCCTGGCCGTCGACCTTGGCGACGCAGGCACCGGcgcgggagaggcggcgagacgcggcggaaggcgagaagaccgTTCGAGAGACGCGCAAGGCCGTGGCGGCTTGCCGGTCGTTGGCGAGGAAAGGAGCGACCAGCCTGGTGGCCAGAAGAACAATTCACTGTGGACATTTTTGGAGTTCGACGAACTGAAGGATCCCCGAGAATCCCAGACAAAGACCGGGTGTGTGGCGCCGGGGCGgggacaagagaagaagccccAAGATCCCTTCGATGACCTCCTCTCCTAG